The following coding sequences are from one Rutidosis leptorrhynchoides isolate AG116_Rl617_1_P2 chromosome 11, CSIRO_AGI_Rlap_v1, whole genome shotgun sequence window:
- the LOC139875950 gene encoding putative F-box/LRR-repeat protein 9, protein MSPLPNGPSSPASHQTQASHQTKKQTLLHISRWRNQIDIDIPNLKPTPPKLFDNWFDLPPELNVNIVSRIHHFEILENAQYVCSDWYKVCKDPSIWKVINLFRLRESFYMSESFNGGLPGIWKICKNVVDRSDGQLVDIVIPDLRTDEILMYVADRARQLKRLDMYCCIRDDSSIKSFHKALKKFPLLEELSVDFEYLTKEAIESAGRYCPLLKTLSFYQEGSLSSSLKVNDEIGVAIGANLHELRHLKLINNTISNIGLKAILDGCHQLESLKLSMCAHIDLNRDVVKRCSKQIKHLTLPV, encoded by the exons ATGAGCCCATTGCCGAATGGGCCTTCAAGCCCAGCCTCACACCAAACACAGGCTTCACACCAAACAAAGAAACAGACTCTCCTGCACATTAGCCGCTGGAGAAACCAAATTGACATCGATATCCCCAACCTAAAACCAACGCCACCTAAACTTTTTGATA ATTGGTTCGACCTTCCACCCGAATTGAATGTTAATATAGTCTCCAGAATTCATCATTTTGAAATACTTGAGAATGCACAGTATGTGTGTAGTGATTGGTATAAAGTCTGCAAGGACCCTTCAATTTGGAAAGTCATCAATCTGTTCAGATTGAGGGAATCATTCTACATGAGTGAATCTTTTAATGGCGGTTTGCCCGGAATCTGGAAAATTTGTAAAAATGTTGTTGATAGAAGCGACGGTCAATTGGTTGACATTGTCATCCCGGACCTTCGTACTGATGAGATTCTTATGTATGTTGCTGATAG AGCAAGGCAGCTAAAACGTCTCGACATGTATTGTTGTATAAGGGACGATTCGTCTATAAAAAGTTTTCACAAGGCTTTAAAGAAATTTCCATTGTTGGAGGAACTCAGTGTGGACTTTGAGTATCTTACGAAGGAAGCTATTGAAAGTGCGGGACGTTATTGCCCGCTGCTAAAAACACTGAGTTTTTATCAAGAAGGATCTTTGAGTTCATCTCTAAAAGTTAATGATGAGATAGGTGTGGCTATTGGGGCGAACTTACATGAGTTAAGACACCTTAAACTCATTAATAACACCATTTCGAATATTGGGTTGAAGGCAATTTTGGATGGTTGTCATCAACTTGAATCACTAAAGTTGAGTATGTGTGCTCATATTGATCTCAATAGAGACGTAGTGAAAAGATGTTCAAAACAGATTAAACATCTAACTCttccagtgtag